In Lentilactobacillus buchneri, a genomic segment contains:
- the pgmB gene encoding beta-phosphoglucomutase, with the protein MAKFSDIKGFAFDLDGVIADTARFHGEAWHQTADEVGTTWTPELAEGLKGISRMASLQMILDAGDHADDFSQADKEALAEKKNHNYQQLISTLTEDDVLPGMKDFIQSAMAAGYKMSVASASKNAPMILDHLGLTEYFVDIVDPATLTKGKPDPEIFVRAAEVLHLDPENVIGLEDSAAGISSINGAGETSLAVGISDVLSGADLNFESTSEVTLANGRLQI; encoded by the coding sequence ATGGCTAAATTTTCAGATATTAAAGGTTTTGCCTTTGATTTAGATGGCGTTATTGCTGACACGGCGCGCTTTCATGGTGAAGCTTGGCATCAAACAGCTGATGAGGTTGGCACAACTTGGACACCAGAATTGGCTGAAGGTTTGAAGGGCATCAGTCGCATGGCTTCCTTGCAAATGATTTTGGATGCTGGGGATCATGCCGATGATTTTTCTCAAGCAGATAAAGAAGCATTAGCAGAAAAGAAAAATCATAATTATCAACAACTCATTTCAACATTGACGGAAGATGATGTTTTACCTGGCATGAAAGATTTCATTCAATCAGCTATGGCAGCCGGCTATAAAATGTCGGTAGCTTCAGCCTCTAAAAATGCACCAATGATTCTAGATCATTTGGGATTAACTGAGTATTTTGTTGACATTGTTGATCCCGCCACTTTGACAAAGGGAAAACCTGATCCTGAAATCTTCGTTCGTGCTGCGGAAGTCTTACATTTAGATCCAGAAAATGTCATTGGATTGGAAGATTCAGCTGCTGGAATTTCCTCAATCAATGGCGCAGGTGAAACATCACTAGCAGTTGGTATTTCAGATGTGTTGTCAGGAGCGGATCTGAATTTTGAGTCTACTTCAGAAGTGACATTAGCAAATGGTAGATTGCAAATTTAA
- a CDS encoding (S)-acetoin forming diacetyl reductase — MAEKVALVTGGGQGIGEAIATRLHEDGFKVAVADLNIDNANKVAAKLSPDGSQAIGAKVDVADRDSVFSAVNETVDKLGGFDVIVNNAGLGPTTPLDTITPDQFRLVYGVNVGGVLWGAQAAHQAFKKLGHGGKIINATSQAGVVGNPNLALYSGTKFAVRGITQVLARDLAEEGITANAYAPGIVKTPMMFDIAHQVGKNAGKDDEWGMQQFAKDIALKRLSEPEDVAAAVSFLAGKDSNYITGQTIIVDGGMQFH, encoded by the coding sequence ATGGCAGAAAAAGTAGCGTTGGTTACAGGCGGCGGTCAAGGAATTGGTGAAGCAATTGCAACACGGTTACACGAAGATGGCTTTAAGGTAGCAGTTGCGGATTTGAATATCGATAATGCAAATAAGGTAGCCGCTAAATTATCGCCGGATGGCAGTCAGGCCATTGGCGCTAAGGTAGATGTTGCAGATCGTGATTCTGTCTTTTCTGCTGTTAATGAAACTGTGGATAAATTGGGCGGCTTTGACGTGATTGTCAATAATGCAGGCCTTGGACCAACCACACCTTTGGATACCATTACACCGGATCAATTCCGACTCGTATACGGCGTTAACGTTGGTGGCGTTCTCTGGGGTGCTCAGGCCGCTCATCAAGCCTTCAAGAAATTAGGACACGGCGGTAAGATTATCAATGCAACTTCACAAGCCGGTGTTGTTGGGAATCCTAACCTGGCCCTTTATTCAGGAACCAAATTTGCAGTTCGTGGGATCACTCAAGTGCTTGCTCGTGATTTGGCTGAAGAAGGTATTACGGCCAATGCTTATGCACCAGGTATTGTTAAGACACCGATGATGTTTGATATTGCACATCAAGTTGGTAAGAATGCCGGTAAAGACGATGAGTGGGGCATGCAACAATTCGCAAAAGATATTGCTTTGAAACGGTTATCAGAGCCCGAAGATGTGGCCGCTGCCGTCTCATTCCTGGCTGGTAAAGATTCTAATTATATTACCGGCCAGACAATCATTGTTGATGGCGGCATGCAGTTCCATTAA
- a CDS encoding IS5 family transposase (programmed frameshift): MKNYPSNITRQQFELIRPALENFRKRTKPRKYDLYEVFCAVLYVLKTGCQWRQVPGDFPEWRSVYNYYKIWSTKAEPTADSLLEQVFKKIVIARRTYQGRSALTSFIIVDAQSVKNTATAENKGYDAGKKISGIKRHLAVDINGFPQAIHMTRANVSDRDGASAMIALHAMHLRQVQNVLVDGGYSGVNFQLDVASNLNATVQVAKRNELHRFEVMPQRWVVERSFSWLENCRRLWKNCERQLTTSLQMVVLAFLALLLKRF; the protein is encoded by the exons ATGAAAAATTATCCCAGCAATATTACTCGGCAACAATTTGAATTAATTCGACCAGCTTTAGAAAATTTTCGTAAGCGAACTAAGCCTCGAAAATATGACCTCTACGAGGTCTTCTGTGCGGTCCTATATGTCTTGAAAACCGGTTGCCAATGGCGTCAAGTCCCCGGTGATTTCCCAGAATGGCGGTCAGTTTACAACTATTACAAAATTTGGTCAACTAAAGCTGAGCCTACGGCTGATTCTTTATTGGAACAAGTTT TTAAAAAAATTGTCATTGCTCGGCGAACTTACCAAGGACGTTCAGCTTTAACTTCCTTTATTATCGTTGACGCTCAGAGCGTCAAAAACACCGCTACTGCTGAAAACAAAGGTTACGACGCTGGTAAGAAAATCTCGGGGATTAAGCGCCATCTGGCAGTTGACATCAATGGCTTTCCGCAGGCCATTCACATGACGCGAGCGAACGTCTCTGATCGAGACGGGGCCAGTGCCATGATCGCTTTACATGCCATGCATTTACGCCAGGTTCAAAATGTCTTAGTTGATGGTGGTTATTCAGGCGTTAATTTTCAGCTCGATGTAGCCAGTAATTTAAACGCAACCGTGCAGGTTGCGAAGCGCAATGAGTTGCATCGATTCGAAGTCATGCCCCAACGTTGGGTAGTCGAACGATCTTTTAGTTGGCTAGAGAATTGTCGGCGACTTTGGAAAAATTGTGAGCGTCAATTAACCACCAGTCTGCAAATGGTCGTTTTAGCGTTTTTAGCACTATTACTTAAGAGATTTTAG
- a CDS encoding ParA family protein, with protein sequence MSADVFVVGNFKGGVGKTKTVTMLSYISAVNKHRRTLVVDLDPQANATSILAKTGNITDISKNITDGFTNGDLTNQITPIIPNLDLIASNTQFSRLPKMLLQSFPDDDKRQVTYLRQLLKPLREQYEAIYLDVPPTISDFSDNAMMASDYCIIILQTQELSFDGAKTYINYMQYLIDNYGAELDIVGILPCMLRAGGRVDKKVLSDARQEFGNNVLNTIVTYQERLKAYDAEGISMGKIYTGQNDQWDQRAHKVFENVLDEIDLHKLALQEEEG encoded by the coding sequence ATGAGTGCAGACGTATTTGTTGTAGGGAATTTTAAGGGCGGCGTTGGTAAGACGAAAACCGTGACTATGCTTTCCTATATATCAGCGGTAAACAAACACAGGAGAACTTTAGTGGTTGATTTGGACCCACAGGCCAATGCTACCAGTATATTAGCGAAAACAGGTAATATAACAGATATTAGCAAGAATATTACCGATGGTTTTACGAACGGTGATCTTACTAATCAGATCACTCCGATTATTCCTAATCTTGATTTAATTGCGTCTAATACACAATTTAGTCGTTTACCCAAAATGTTATTACAGTCTTTTCCTGACGATGATAAAAGACAGGTTACATATCTGAGACAATTGTTAAAACCATTGCGAGAACAATATGAAGCCATCTACCTAGATGTGCCACCAACCATTAGCGATTTTTCGGATAATGCAATGATGGCATCAGACTACTGTATTATAATTTTACAAACGCAGGAACTGAGCTTTGATGGTGCAAAAACTTACATTAACTACATGCAATATCTGATTGATAATTACGGAGCCGAATTGGACATTGTTGGAATACTGCCGTGCATGTTACGTGCTGGTGGGCGTGTTGATAAGAAAGTACTTTCAGATGCACGCCAAGAGTTTGGGAATAACGTCTTGAATACAATAGTTACTTATCAAGAACGACTTAAAGCATATGATGCTGAAGGTATATCAATGGGTAAAATTTATACTGGTCAGAACGATCAGTGGGATCAACGTGCACATAAAGTATTCGAAAATGTTTTAGACGAAATTGATCTTCATAAATTAGCACTACAAGAGGAAGAAGGTTAA
- a CDS encoding IS256 family transposase has protein sequence MNELTTEIIAALAQKQDLDEVFRHPLEIAINQLLQTELAEFLGYERYSYAGINTGNNRNGSYERSFDTKYGQLNLTIPRDRNGRFENHTLPAYGRHSDNLETTVIQLYTKGITTAEIAELIEKMYGAHYSKATVSNMTKAVNEQVQAFQQRRLASQYAAIFLDPTYLPLKRDTVQKEAVHIAIGIRPDGTKEVLNYQVAPTESTGIWTELLGTLIKQGVKDVLLFVADGLVGLDEGLNRHFPKAKRQRCLVHVGRNLMNKVRVKDRKAVISDFKQVHRAANREAAELKLNEFANNWHQTYPKLIKDLLKMPNLLTFMDFPPAIRQSLYSTNLIENFNKHLKRTTHHKEQFPTEDSLDRFLVSQFNVYNEKSLKRIHRGFKGLQDTLEASFI, from the coding sequence ATGAATGAACTTACCACAGAAATTATCGCTGCACTAGCCCAAAAGCAAGATTTGGACGAAGTTTTTCGTCACCCCCTCGAAATTGCGATTAACCAGCTGCTTCAAACCGAATTGGCAGAGTTTTTGGGTTACGAACGCTACTCATACGCTGGGATTAACACTGGTAATAACCGCAACGGCAGTTATGAGCGCTCGTTTGATACGAAGTACGGCCAACTTAACTTAACCATTCCTCGAGATCGCAATGGCCGGTTTGAAAATCATACCTTGCCAGCCTACGGTCGGCACAGTGATAATTTAGAAACAACGGTCATTCAGTTGTATACCAAGGGAATTACCACTGCTGAAATTGCCGAACTCATTGAGAAAATGTACGGTGCTCACTACTCCAAAGCCACGGTTTCCAACATGACTAAAGCCGTCAATGAACAGGTTCAAGCTTTCCAGCAACGTCGACTGGCTTCACAATATGCGGCCATCTTCTTAGATCCCACTTACTTGCCGTTAAAGCGGGATACCGTTCAAAAAGAAGCCGTTCATATTGCGATTGGCATTCGTCCAGATGGTACGAAAGAAGTGCTGAACTACCAAGTGGCGCCAACGGAATCGACTGGAATCTGGACTGAACTGCTGGGAACCTTGATCAAGCAGGGCGTTAAAGATGTGCTGTTGTTTGTGGCCGATGGGTTAGTTGGTTTGGATGAAGGCTTGAATCGGCATTTCCCTAAAGCCAAACGACAACGTTGCCTGGTTCATGTTGGGCGGAATCTGATGAACAAAGTTCGCGTAAAAGACCGCAAGGCCGTGATCAGTGACTTTAAACAAGTTCATCGGGCCGCCAACCGTGAAGCAGCCGAACTGAAACTGAATGAGTTCGCCAACAACTGGCATCAGACCTATCCCAAATTAATCAAAGATCTGCTTAAAATGCCGAATTTACTCACTTTCATGGACTTTCCACCAGCTATCCGGCAATCACTATACTCCACTAACCTGATTGAGAACTTTAATAAGCATCTCAAGCGCACCACCCACCACAAAGAACAATTTCCAACGGAAGATTCACTGGATCGCTTCCTGGTTTCTCAGTTTAATGTTTATAACGAGAAGTCTCTGAAGCGGATCCACCGAGGGTTCAAAGGACTCCAGGACACCTTGGAAGCATCATTTATTTAA
- a CDS encoding DUF7679 family protein → MTKLWCAKIQLTTKQRTYRFSNDLQLALNQTAHPQQILQALIVVPLAPYTDKQQPPMGVGKIQKIYKMAWFKTRGLPITRGQLMGAAYWTERPYVQVTRYLTHNYVWWSQQQISKDITYWQRQFYHQTAYHSPLWQKITNWRIRRQLGRIKRQRWQKNIQYWHI, encoded by the coding sequence ATGACTAAGCTCTGGTGTGCCAAGATCCAATTGACAACTAAACAGCGTACCTATCGCTTTTCTAATGATTTACAATTGGCCTTAAACCAAACGGCGCACCCCCAGCAAATTTTACAAGCATTGATTGTCGTTCCTTTGGCCCCCTACACTGATAAGCAACAACCACCGATGGGAGTTGGCAAGATTCAGAAGATTTATAAAATGGCTTGGTTTAAAACCAGAGGCCTGCCAATTACGCGAGGTCAATTGATGGGAGCAGCCTACTGGACCGAACGTCCGTATGTCCAAGTTACCAGATATTTGACTCATAATTATGTTTGGTGGAGTCAACAACAAATTAGCAAAGACATTACCTATTGGCAACGTCAATTTTATCATCAAACGGCTTATCACAGTCCCCTTTGGCAGAAAATTACCAATTGGCGGATTCGACGCCAATTAGGGCGAATTAAGCGGCAACGTTGGCAAAAGAATATTCAGTATTGGCATATTTAA
- a CDS encoding helix-turn-helix domain-containing protein has protein sequence MPTRYDKEFKQNIINLYKQGESAAQLAREYGIGYSTVHKWIQG, from the coding sequence ATGCCAACTCGTTACGACAAAGAATTCAAACAAAACATCATCAACCTATATAAACAAGGCGAATCAGCCGCCCAACTGGCCAGAGAATATGGCATTGGCTATTCAACCGTTCATAAGTGGATCCAGGGCTAA
- a CDS encoding recombinase family protein: protein MSKIGYARVSTREQNLARQIEQLQAAGVTKLFQEKLSGKNAARPQLQAMLNYLRDDDEVIVLSLDRLGRNSADLTEIMEAIRHKGATLNILNLPSFNSIEDPNLRNLITNIIIELYKYMAQEERETIKVRQRQGIEIAKRQGKYHGKVREYGPHSPNRQKRYIYKEACRLLTRREQGEELTKRQIARMLGIAPVTLYRIEKYRAEGQIKAAN from the coding sequence ATGTCAAAAATTGGTTACGCACGTGTTAGTACTCGTGAGCAAAATCTAGCCCGGCAAATTGAACAACTACAAGCAGCTGGAGTAACAAAACTTTTTCAAGAGAAACTTTCTGGAAAAAATGCTGCCCGCCCACAACTTCAAGCCATGCTGAATTATCTTCGTGACGATGATGAGGTAATTGTCTTAAGTTTAGATCGGTTAGGTAGAAATTCAGCCGATTTAACAGAAATTATGGAAGCCATTCGCCATAAGGGGGCCACCTTAAACATTTTAAATTTACCGAGCTTTAATAGTATTGAAGATCCTAACTTACGTAACTTGATTACCAATATCATTATTGAGCTTTATAAGTATATGGCCCAAGAAGAACGTGAGACAATCAAAGTAAGACAGCGACAAGGGATTGAAATTGCTAAACGGCAAGGAAAATATCATGGTAAGGTCCGTGAATATGGACCACATTCACCGAATCGACAGAAACGTTATATTTATAAAGAAGCCTGTCGTTTGCTAACGCGACGGGAACAGGGAGAAGAATTAACCAAACGTCAGATCGCGCGGATGTTGGGGATTGCCCCAGTTACCCTCTATCGGATCGAAAAGTATCGAGCGGAAGGCCAAATTAAAGCAGCTAATTGA
- a CDS encoding IS30-like element ISLpl1 family transposase: MSSITYSERIKIETFCELGLSNIQMGVRLNRSPSTISYELSRCQPYQAELAQTDAEYKRSRCGRKTKLSDELKQKILNHLRLSWSPGMIAHEFKLATKSIYNWLNQGRIDFSLNDLPEHGVRQRRNVDQRSKYNQSLGRSIEQRPMMINQRNRIGDFELDTVVGPRGHSKAVLLTLIDRKSRFLWAYRLKDRTTATVNEALTKFLTTFNGPVHSFTVDRGTEFSGLVSLESQYGIKTYYCHAYTPAERGSNERFNRNLRYFYPKGTYFEHISAQGLKTTLLEINQRPLKILDWQTPYQVMLTNLSKNSD, from the coding sequence TTGTCTAGTATAACCTATTCCGAACGAATTAAAATCGAAACCTTTTGTGAACTAGGGCTGTCCAATATCCAAATGGGCGTTCGGCTGAACCGATCACCGTCAACAATTTCTTATGAATTATCTCGATGTCAACCTTATCAGGCTGAATTAGCACAAACAGATGCCGAATACAAGCGATCACGATGTGGTCGGAAAACTAAGCTGAGCGATGAGTTAAAGCAAAAAATTCTCAACCATTTACGTCTAAGCTGGTCACCAGGAATGATTGCTCACGAATTTAAACTAGCTACTAAATCTATTTATAATTGGCTAAATCAGGGGAGAATTGATTTCTCCTTGAATGATCTACCTGAACATGGCGTACGCCAACGGCGTAACGTTGACCAACGATCCAAATATAATCAATCTTTGGGGCGATCAATTGAACAGCGTCCCATGATGATTAATCAACGTAATCGCATCGGCGATTTTGAACTAGATACAGTCGTTGGTCCTCGTGGGCATAGTAAGGCAGTTTTATTAACTTTAATCGATCGCAAATCACGGTTCCTTTGGGCATACCGGTTAAAAGATCGGACGACAGCGACTGTTAATGAAGCACTAACTAAGTTCCTAACCACTTTTAATGGTCCGGTGCACAGCTTTACTGTGGACCGTGGCACTGAGTTTAGTGGGCTAGTATCACTTGAATCACAATATGGTATTAAGACCTATTACTGCCATGCTTATACGCCAGCTGAGCGCGGCAGTAATGAACGATTTAATCGGAACTTACGCTATTTTTATCCTAAGGGGACTTATTTTGAGCACATTAGTGCTCAAGGCTTGAAAACCACCTTACTCGAAATTAATCAGAGACCACTTAAAATACTTGACTGGCAAACACCTTATCAGGTCATGCTGACCAATTTGTCAAAAAATTCGGATTAA
- a CDS encoding IS3 family transposase, protein MKIHHELNLELQPLQLRCSPRRISRLMKELDIHSVTVNKWKAASASKTKVEQRPNLLKQDFSTTGLNQKWTADMTYIQTKRNGWCYLSTIMDLHSRRIIGYSFSKKMDTNLVLKTLESAVKNRTITGDLIIHTDLGSQYTSDDYNQRLTELHIRHSYSRKGCPYNNAPMESFHAFLKKECVYPVPVFENYETAAAVLFEYVHAFYNRKRIHSSLGYQTPLQVEIATLTSQMAA, encoded by the coding sequence ATGAAGATCCACCATGAATTGAATCTGGAACTTCAACCACTGCAGCTTCGGTGCAGCCCAAGACGGATTTCCCGGCTCATGAAGGAACTGGATATCCACTCCGTTACCGTCAATAAATGGAAAGCGGCTTCGGCTTCCAAAACCAAGGTTGAACAGCGTCCCAACTTGCTTAAGCAGGATTTCTCGACCACTGGTTTAAATCAAAAATGGACCGCTGATATGACCTATATTCAAACGAAGCGTAATGGCTGGTGTTACTTATCAACCATCATGGATCTGCACTCAAGACGAATTATCGGCTATTCATTCTCAAAAAAGATGGATACTAATTTAGTCTTAAAGACCCTGGAAAGCGCGGTTAAAAATCGAACCATTACTGGGGACCTGATTATCCACACCGACTTAGGATCACAGTACACCAGCGATGATTACAACCAACGGTTAACAGAACTACATATCCGCCACTCTTACAGCCGTAAGGGGTGTCCATACAATAATGCACCAATGGAATCTTTTCATGCTTTCCTCAAAAAGGAATGTGTTTATCCAGTGCCGGTCTTTGAGAATTATGAAACTGCCGCTGCTGTCCTTTTTGAATATGTGCATGCTTTCTACAATAGGAAGAGAATTCATAGTTCACTGGGCTACCAGACCCCCTTACAAGTTGAAATCGCAACACTTACGAGCCAAATGGCCGCCTGA
- a CDS encoding DUF5839 family protein, with the protein MASTHHIETVINGHHVNKNHYFSLKSYQWRVRHHKTMGKKNLAIGQLAWVEVTGQVKPVLVIITGIHKLTEAADRQVARQLKTVKTITTNSVKDLDAITQNNFEQYLATHPQGDPFYQPQQ; encoded by the coding sequence ATGGCATCAACTCATCATATCGAAACCGTTATTAACGGCCATCATGTGAATAAGAATCATTATTTTAGTCTTAAAAGTTATCAATGGCGGGTTCGCCATCACAAAACCATGGGGAAAAAGAATCTTGCGATTGGTCAATTAGCTTGGGTAGAAGTGACTGGCCAGGTTAAACCGGTTTTAGTGATCATTACCGGGATTCACAAGTTAACCGAGGCTGCTGATCGCCAAGTCGCACGACAATTAAAGACCGTCAAGACGATTACAACTAACTCAGTTAAAGATTTGGACGCCATCACTCAGAATAACTTTGAGCAATACTTGGCCACCCACCCCCAGGGAGACCCTTTTTATCAACCTCAGCAATAA